Proteins co-encoded in one Erwinia sp. genomic window:
- the blaP gene encoding Beta-lactamase (ID:JIFNMEKO_01461;~source:Prodigal:2.6), whose product MKEKRFFNIPTLLTMTLLLLSSKLCAALPDSTALRAMAQQEEQRLQARIGIALIDTADSAQVSYRGDERFPMNSTLKSLLCAALLAQVDKKNVVLTENVQFSREQLISYSPVTEKFIKPNSMNLQTLCQAAVSHSDNTAANLIALRAGGPAAVTQFLRSIGDNVTRVDRLEPELNSAIPGDPRDTTTPLAISHTVNTLLLGNVLSSSSRQQLTQWMVEDKVADALLRAALPAGWKIADKTGAGEHGSRGIISVIWPPQRSPLLVTVYITETAATMTERNQAIARLGEKIIASLH is encoded by the coding sequence ATGAAAGAAAAACGTTTTTTCAATATACCGACTTTGCTCACAATGACTTTATTACTGTTGAGTAGCAAGCTCTGTGCCGCATTGCCGGATAGTACAGCGCTGCGTGCCATGGCACAGCAGGAAGAGCAACGCTTACAGGCACGTATCGGTATTGCCCTCATCGACACCGCAGATAGTGCACAAGTCAGTTATCGCGGAGATGAGCGTTTCCCGATGAACAGTACACTGAAATCACTACTCTGTGCCGCGTTGCTGGCGCAAGTGGATAAGAAAAATGTGGTGCTGACAGAGAACGTACAGTTTAGCCGGGAGCAACTGATCAGTTATTCACCAGTGACTGAGAAATTTATCAAACCCAACAGTATGAACTTGCAGACACTGTGTCAGGCAGCCGTCAGTCACAGTGATAATACGGCGGCGAATTTGATTGCGTTGCGTGCCGGAGGCCCGGCTGCCGTGACGCAGTTTTTACGTTCAATCGGTGACAATGTCACGCGAGTTGACCGGCTGGAACCTGAACTAAACAGTGCTATTCCGGGAGATCCGCGCGATACCACGACGCCGCTGGCTATCAGCCACACCGTGAATACTTTGCTGCTCGGTAATGTGTTGTCATCGTCATCACGGCAGCAGCTGACACAATGGATGGTGGAAGACAAAGTGGCTGACGCCCTGCTACGCGCAGCCTTACCGGCAGGATGGAAAATTGCTGATAAAACAGGAGCAGGAGAACATGGCTCACGAGGGATTATCAGCGTTATCTGGCCCCCTCAACGCTCTCCTCTGCTGGTGACTGTTTATATCACCGAAACAGCAGCAACCATGACAGAGCGTAATCAGGCGATTGCGCGCCTCGGTGAAAAAATTATTGCCAGTTTGCATTAG
- a CDS encoding hypothetical protein (ID:JIFNMEKO_01462;~source:Prodigal:2.6), with amino-acid sequence MPARDAIREAYSSTIHIEIKPSEPVHRDPYSIGMEIDLLSDSVTKLSAETASSPALQDTEFAGIVYHLWLQQLRQLPENSTLCTVLGIYKPVLEMLTSELVTASIRQDIPTALAAAVSRFAAGELPAQHLADRQVSAVLGIIGDFVAWLGFLQRPESERPESKVNHGMTIFARPQSAVDAPEKGKRLSRLSATPKNHGAFYL; translated from the coding sequence TTGCCCGCGCGTGATGCAATACGTGAAGCCTACAGCAGTACAATCCACATAGAGATAAAACCGAGTGAGCCGGTTCATCGTGATCCTTACAGTATTGGCATGGAGATTGATCTTTTAAGTGACAGCGTCACGAAATTGAGTGCGGAGACGGCCAGTTCGCCTGCTCTGCAAGACACTGAGTTTGCCGGAATTGTGTACCATTTGTGGTTACAACAGCTGCGTCAGTTACCAGAAAACAGTACGTTATGCACAGTGTTGGGTATTTATAAACCGGTACTAGAAATGTTAACCAGTGAATTAGTCACTGCCAGTATTCGCCAGGATATTCCGACAGCACTCGCTGCCGCTGTCAGTCGTTTCGCCGCAGGCGAGCTTCCTGCCCAACATCTTGCTGACCGGCAGGTGTCAGCCGTGCTTGGCATTATCGGGGATTTTGTCGCCTGGCTGGGTTTTTTGCAACGTCCGGAATCAGAGCGACCAGAAAGTAAAGTCAATCATGGAATGACCATATTTGCCAGACCGCAAAGTGCCGTTGATGCACCCGAAAAAGGCAAACGTCTCAGTCGCCTGAGTGCCACGCCGAAAAACCATGGCGCATTTTATTTATGA
- a CDS encoding hypothetical protein (ID:JIFNMEKO_01463;~source:Prodigal:2.6), giving the protein MAYPEAPGHLQCFDREGRVRRRRYRPAHRIAGEQIQHCCQISPAFSRPDIRHIAAPDLIRRGNRELPVEMVRYFNVFVPAAFVFMRRDLATGDIQLFHQLTGQPSPESDALSADHRGDTSRASRATTGVPDFTDETPFNGTLGVRIPAIFTNVAITASVNTEQPAQWRYRVVRPQTVYYRELFRSPTSRAR; this is encoded by the coding sequence TTGGCTTACCCCGAAGCTCCAGGCCATCTGCAATGCTTTGACCGTGAGGGCCGAGTCCGGCGACGTCGATATCGCCCAGCCCACAGGATTGCGGGCGAACAGATCCAGCACTGCTGCCAGATAAGCCCAGCATTTTCCCGTCCAGATATACGTCACATCGCCGCACCAGACCTGATCCGGCGCGGTAACCGCGAACTGCCGGTCGAGATGGTTCGGTATTTCAATGTGTTCGTTCCCGCCGCGTTTGTATTTATGCGCCGGGACCTGGCAACTGGCGATATCCAGCTCTTTCATCAGCTTACCGGCCAGCCATCGCCCGAGTCTGACGCCCTTAGCGCTGACCATCGTGGCGATACTTCTCGCGCCAGCAGAGCCACCACTGGCGTTCCAGACTTCACTGACGAGACTCCGTTTAACGGCACGCTCGGCGTCAGAATCCCTGCCATTTTTACGAATGTAGCGATAACTGCTTCGGTGAACACCGAACAGCCGGCCCAATGGCGCTACCGGGTAGTGCGCCCTCAGACTGTCTATTATCGTGAACTGTTCAGGAGTCCGACATCAAGAGCGCGGTAG
- a CDS encoding hypothetical protein (ID:JIFNMEKO_01464;~source:Prodigal:2.6): MSKAFTAEFKVEAAKLVLDQNYTHGEAAKAMNVSLSAINRRVKSLRIERQGKTPPGLPLTPEQTELREMRKRIQRLEMENEILKKATALLMSDS; this comes from the coding sequence ATGAGCAAAGCATTTACTGCTGAATTTAAAGTCGAAGCGGCAAAACTGGTCCTGGATCAGAACTACACTCACGGCGAGGCGGCTAAGGCGATGAACGTCAGCCTCTCCGCCATCAACCGCCGGGTAAAATCGTTACGTATCGAGCGCCAGGGGAAAACGCCCCCGGGGCTGCCTCTGACGCCTGAGCAGACTGAACTCAGGGAAATGAGAAAACGGATACAACGCCTTGAAATGGAGAATGAAATCCTAAAAAAGGCTACCGCGCTCTTGATGTCGGACTCCTGA
- a CDS encoding hypothetical protein (ID:JIFNMEKO_01465;~source:Prodigal:2.6) has protein sequence MKSQGETARLRSGHKPALIWALTPYDLRLTQDVHYDAAVQRFVGESGDTWGSMLVMDEKERQRMVNWLGAALHKERKWQRITQRSLQIKRELDVVAHLIWPPEQR, from the coding sequence ATGAAAAGTCAGGGAGAGACCGCCCGGTTACGGAGCGGACATAAACCCGCATTAATATGGGCACTGACTCCCTATGATCTGAGACTCACGCAGGATGTACACTATGATGCCGCAGTACAACGCTTTGTGGGTGAGTCGGGAGATACATGGGGCTCAATGCTGGTGATGGATGAGAAAGAGCGTCAGCGTATGGTGAACTGGCTGGGTGCAGCATTACACAAAGAGAGGAAGTGGCAGCGTATTACTCAGCGTAGCCTGCAGATAAAACGTGAACTTGATGTAGTGGCACACTTAATTTGGCCACCTGAGCAGAGGTGA
- a CDS encoding hypothetical protein (ID:JIFNMEKO_01466;~source:Prodigal:2.6), whose translation MKAPITEKTTRQRRKTLDTLQQSLSQAQTWLLAARKENDVLEREAEWLTLRLARTSEQVQRLQQQEERQDAIGFIGASLSGKAWLAEGVAQKRHEENKPVSGVSSHFTSDVHPPLTSLRFSTSASAPAAAPLQLTLLQEHEVIVVLIMAWQERHTTKSAFPVTGTMTSKMQRALNARQTTLTGGITEQQVIALWESLEILNAGRQVLPDLGVWYGLWQILPFLTIEDRATLLAPWWGEDETLTQLYRQLAYALKQMAFSETVFANEDLIGHPTVSLFNGTLPVQDVAGNEQRVTVSVKKGRSSLSHFEIATLDLLLLCREIVFSSRHEDEVKPPTEADRVIYPSEEKVVLKLSDPVVDFLTARKRYSLLRNAQYQEMDLLVV comes from the coding sequence ATGAAAGCACCGATAACTGAAAAAACTACCCGGCAGCGGCGTAAAACGCTCGATACTTTACAGCAGAGTCTGTCGCAGGCACAGACATGGTTGTTGGCAGCCCGGAAAGAGAATGATGTGCTGGAGCGGGAGGCCGAATGGCTGACTCTGCGTCTGGCACGTACCAGTGAGCAAGTGCAGCGGCTGCAGCAGCAAGAAGAGCGTCAGGATGCCATTGGCTTTATCGGCGCATCGCTGTCAGGAAAAGCCTGGCTGGCGGAAGGTGTAGCGCAAAAGCGGCACGAGGAAAACAAGCCTGTCTCTGGTGTCTCATCACATTTTACCAGTGATGTGCACCCTCCTCTGACTTCATTACGTTTCAGCACCTCTGCAAGCGCGCCGGCGGCGGCACCGCTACAACTCACGTTACTTCAGGAACATGAAGTGATCGTTGTCTTGATCATGGCATGGCAAGAAAGACATACCACTAAAAGCGCATTTCCGGTCACCGGAACGATGACGTCAAAGATGCAAAGAGCATTAAACGCGCGTCAGACGACATTAACCGGGGGGATCACTGAGCAGCAAGTGATTGCTTTATGGGAGTCACTGGAAATTCTGAATGCAGGGCGTCAGGTATTGCCTGACCTCGGTGTGTGGTACGGCTTATGGCAGATATTACCCTTCCTGACGATTGAGGATCGGGCAACGCTTCTGGCTCCCTGGTGGGGAGAGGATGAAACCCTGACACAGTTATACCGCCAACTGGCCTATGCGTTGAAACAGATGGCATTCTCAGAAACTGTGTTCGCAAATGAAGACCTGATTGGGCATCCGACAGTCAGCTTATTTAATGGCACACTGCCCGTACAGGATGTCGCAGGAAACGAACAACGGGTTACTGTCTCAGTGAAAAAGGGTCGTTCATCTCTCAGCCATTTTGAGATCGCCACCCTCGACTTACTGCTACTGTGCCGTGAAATAGTTTTCTCATCTCGGCATGAAGATGAGGTTAAGCCACCGACGGAAGCGGACAGAGTTATTTATCCTTCAGAGGAAAAAGTTGTACTGAAACTCTCTGACCCGGTGGTTGATTTTCTGACGGCAAGAAAACGCTATAGCCTGTTACGCAATGCTCAGTATCAGGAGATGGATTTGCTGGTGGTGTGA
- a CDS encoding hypothetical protein (ID:JIFNMEKO_01467;~source:Prodigal:2.6), translated as MTLATITAFNPVTTLIQNNGIQFLNFALTPDLGAGTVGQFVRKTANGPLLRLSLEDETGRYVLPNVQGGHPEVVKPECGFALAQSLRLLNDIWLPLPFFRVNLPRTFVGGPDNRARLRIVALDSPDAQGKTHRLVLAFETRTTPGDRDESLALTENDARSGIHFALAYRSHELGEFLDHTWIDGWLRETFQQQATRLEQRSAESIATALREFEYQAHYLNVLHVLGEQLALPLLKVSTATQQPPPVPVDLILDAGNAHTCGIMVEDHENDHQGLKHTYELQLRNFTHPHTICDELFESRVEFSQPHFGKQNFSVESGRSDAFLWPSMTRVGSEATTLAVQRDGNEGASGISNPRRYLWDCDRYAPGWRFGQRSGPSASEAMAIAPPLMMLMNDEGEPLYQQPVEERLPVFSAHYSRSSMMRFMLIELLAQALMQMNSPQQRQKMLHSQAPRQLRHIILTLPCAMPHQEREILRQRMQEAIVLVWKSMGWHDSDDGLPASGAGTLFPVPDIQMAWDEATCGQMVYLYNETQVNFSGQAADFFASQARPDRPLAPGEQPGRTLRIASIDIGGGTTDLAITAFSLDEGNSHDVSIVPELLFREGFRLAGDDILLDVIQLYVLPALQSALTTAGVADPKLTMTRLFGQEGRIDGYSTLRQQVTLQIFIPLGQAILQAYENYDPEQLEAEVEALFGELLPQPPTATLHQQINGEIQRDLPGDAPTFDILQVLMVVSLNQLHGEFLSSRLRICQRLRSLAEVVAVHDCDVLLLTGRPPRFPGIQALFRHLQPLPVNRMLSLDGYHTSDWYPFNKQGTIDNPKSTAAVGAMLCLLSLELRLANFWFKAADFESYSTVRYLGVLDSNEMLSEENVWYADIDLDDTQGRLEQQQSFRVRGSVALGFRQLENARWPAAPLYMLTLADAQLARRIASDEMLKVKLAMVKPAGSPYPTQFMLSEARLSDGSAVPLEQLQLKLNTLPGSGSGITHYWLDSGSVFKK; from the coding sequence ATGACCCTGGCGACCATTACTGCCTTTAATCCTGTTACCACGCTGATTCAAAACAATGGTATCCAGTTCCTTAATTTTGCTCTTACGCCGGATCTGGGAGCCGGAACTGTCGGCCAGTTTGTCCGCAAAACGGCCAACGGCCCGTTACTGCGTTTAAGTCTGGAGGATGAAACCGGACGCTATGTGTTGCCAAATGTGCAGGGTGGGCATCCTGAAGTGGTGAAACCAGAATGTGGTTTTGCGCTGGCTCAATCACTGCGTTTATTAAATGATATCTGGCTTCCTTTGCCTTTTTTCCGCGTCAACCTGCCCCGTACTTTTGTTGGTGGCCCGGATAACCGGGCAAGATTGCGTATCGTTGCCCTCGACTCTCCTGATGCGCAAGGGAAAACCCATCGTCTGGTGCTGGCTTTTGAAACGCGTACTACGCCTGGCGATCGTGATGAGTCACTGGCGCTTACCGAAAATGATGCGCGCAGCGGAATTCATTTCGCACTGGCGTACCGCAGCCATGAGCTAGGTGAATTTCTCGACCATACATGGATAGATGGCTGGCTAAGAGAGACATTTCAGCAGCAGGCGACCCGTCTGGAACAACGCTCAGCAGAAAGCATTGCAACCGCATTGCGAGAATTTGAATATCAGGCTCACTATCTCAACGTGTTGCATGTGTTGGGTGAACAACTGGCATTACCCCTGTTAAAGGTCAGCACGGCGACGCAACAGCCCCCCCCGGTGCCGGTTGATTTAATTCTTGATGCTGGCAATGCCCACACATGCGGCATTATGGTCGAAGATCATGAAAATGATCATCAGGGTTTAAAGCACACATATGAATTACAATTGCGTAACTTTACTCACCCGCACACAATCTGTGATGAATTATTTGAAAGCCGTGTAGAGTTCTCTCAACCGCATTTCGGTAAACAAAATTTTTCGGTTGAGAGTGGGCGCAGTGATGCATTTCTCTGGCCTTCGATGACGCGTGTTGGGAGCGAAGCCACAACGCTGGCAGTACAACGCGATGGCAATGAAGGCGCATCGGGAATTTCGAACCCACGGCGTTATTTATGGGATTGTGACAGGTATGCACCCGGCTGGCGTTTTGGTCAACGTTCAGGTCCCTCGGCCAGTGAGGCGATGGCCATTGCTCCACCGCTGATGATGCTGATGAACGATGAAGGTGAACCCTTATATCAGCAGCCCGTGGAGGAGCGTCTTCCGGTATTTTCAGCGCATTACAGTCGCAGTTCGATGATGCGATTTATGTTGATCGAGCTGTTAGCACAGGCATTAATGCAGATGAACAGCCCTCAGCAACGGCAAAAAATGCTGCATAGTCAGGCCCCTCGCCAGCTGCGCCATATTATCCTGACATTACCTTGCGCCATGCCCCATCAGGAACGGGAGATTTTGCGGCAGCGTATGCAGGAGGCGATTGTGCTGGTATGGAAATCAATGGGATGGCACGACAGCGATGATGGATTGCCTGCATCCGGTGCCGGTACGCTTTTCCCGGTGCCTGATATTCAGATGGCCTGGGATGAAGCAACCTGCGGTCAGATGGTGTATCTCTACAACGAAACCCAGGTCAATTTTTCCGGACAGGCGGCCGACTTTTTTGCCAGCCAGGCTCGCCCCGACAGACCACTGGCTCCCGGAGAGCAACCCGGCAGAACACTGCGTATCGCATCGATAGACATCGGTGGAGGAACGACAGACCTGGCAATTACAGCGTTCAGCCTTGATGAAGGGAACAGTCATGATGTCAGTATTGTTCCTGAACTTCTGTTCCGTGAAGGCTTCCGGCTTGCCGGTGATGATATTCTGCTGGATGTCATTCAACTCTATGTATTACCCGCTCTGCAATCTGCCCTGACAACCGCGGGAGTCGCTGACCCTAAGCTTACCATGACGCGCCTGTTCGGACAGGAGGGGCGTATTGACGGTTATTCAACGTTGCGACAACAGGTGACACTACAAATATTTATTCCTCTCGGACAGGCGATTCTTCAGGCATATGAAAACTATGATCCTGAACAACTGGAAGCTGAAGTCGAGGCACTTTTTGGCGAGTTGTTACCTCAGCCACCCACAGCCACCCTGCATCAGCAAATCAATGGTGAAATTCAGCGTGATTTACCTGGGGATGCTCCGACATTTGATATTTTGCAAGTGCTGATGGTGGTGAGCCTCAATCAGTTACATGGTGAGTTCCTCAGTTCCAGGTTACGTATTTGTCAGCGTTTACGTTCACTTGCCGAAGTGGTGGCGGTACATGATTGTGATGTTTTATTGCTCACCGGACGTCCTCCACGTTTCCCGGGCATCCAGGCGCTGTTTCGTCACCTGCAACCCCTACCCGTCAACCGAATGTTGTCGCTGGATGGATACCACACCAGTGACTGGTACCCTTTCAATAAGCAAGGAACAATAGATAATCCTAAATCCACTGCAGCGGTGGGGGCTATGTTATGCCTGCTCTCTCTGGAGTTACGACTGGCCAACTTTTGGTTCAAAGCTGCTGATTTTGAATCTTACTCTACGGTGCGCTATCTGGGTGTGCTGGATAGTAATGAAATGCTCTCAGAAGAGAATGTCTGGTATGCCGACATCGATTTGGATGATACTCAGGGGCGTCTGGAGCAGCAGCAAAGCTTCAGAGTCCGTGGTAGTGTGGCGTTAGGTTTTCGTCAGTTGGAAAATGCCCGCTGGCCTGCGGCACCTTTGTATATGCTGACACTGGCTGATGCTCAATTGGCAAGGCGTATTGCCAGCGATGAAATGCTAAAAGTGAAACTGGCGATGGTGAAACCCGCTGGCTCGCCCTATCCTACACAATTTATGCTCTCGGAAGCCCGACTAAGTGATGGCTCTGCAGTACCACTAGAGCAGTTGCAACTGAAACTGAACACTTTGCCAGGCAGTGGTTCAGGCATTACTCACTATTGGCTCGACAGTGGAAGTGTATTTAAAAAATGA
- a CDS encoding hypothetical protein (ID:JIFNMEKO_01468;~source:Prodigal:2.6), which yields MANTLLRSGNLDSVLALGERGQAVYLSAMQLRETLRLRNQHMVSECLAVPQLDDEGKRLDWYTTREGAVTSWAAASDRARKQALNELENCQKAIIALCQKAEKSPKAAERHFGALLAHTLQFPDKNVVHLVGGKPVITFWGFVALDTRSPLVPLAMLREPEPVEEAPIIEPVVPAVQKEVTVQSLPEPQPVIAVAETTPITEIPSTPEPESSPTARRLYWRYAALLPVAAVVSGYFLYLHKTPTTSAESVAKSDVAEIVHSPLQWQGVQLPLQSATVIPPVVTEIHKPQETETVKKDLNAEKNRLVMPPDSLKNGTTEFLNGRWRVTASSDTTETANTASARYQFAQGKPAFDLRYQFNKGKGTVRVDQGEGVTCQANVSAAVMKTGNLIINCRTKARCSDGSRYTLPEITCKQSASGPADCSGQYDSDTPLTMIMKRESKK from the coding sequence GTGGCCAATACTCTTTTACGCAGTGGTAACCTGGATTCTGTGCTGGCACTCGGCGAGCGCGGACAGGCTGTTTACCTCTCCGCGATGCAGTTGCGCGAAACGTTGCGTCTCAGAAATCAGCATATGGTATCTGAGTGTCTGGCTGTGCCACAACTGGATGATGAAGGCAAACGACTGGACTGGTACACCACGCGCGAGGGTGCGGTAACCTCCTGGGCAGCGGCGAGTGATCGGGCGCGTAAACAAGCACTCAATGAGCTTGAAAACTGTCAGAAAGCAATTATTGCACTCTGCCAGAAAGCAGAGAAATCGCCTAAGGCTGCAGAGCGGCATTTTGGTGCTCTGCTCGCTCATACCCTGCAATTTCCGGATAAAAATGTCGTCCATCTGGTGGGGGGAAAACCCGTGATTACCTTCTGGGGGTTCGTGGCGCTGGATACCAGGTCGCCTCTGGTTCCCCTGGCGATGCTGCGTGAACCGGAACCTGTCGAAGAGGCACCGATTATTGAGCCTGTGGTTCCTGCGGTACAAAAAGAAGTGACGGTACAATCGCTGCCAGAACCTCAACCAGTCATCGCAGTCGCTGAGACAACACCAATCACCGAAATACCATCAACACCTGAGCCAGAGAGTTCACCCACAGCACGGCGGTTATACTGGCGTTATGCTGCCCTGCTCCCTGTCGCTGCGGTGGTGAGTGGCTACTTTTTGTATCTGCATAAAACCCCGACAACATCAGCCGAATCAGTGGCAAAAAGTGACGTGGCAGAAATTGTCCATTCGCCGCTGCAGTGGCAAGGGGTGCAGCTACCGCTGCAGAGCGCGACGGTGATTCCACCAGTAGTAACAGAAATCCATAAACCACAGGAAACAGAGACGGTAAAAAAAGATCTGAACGCTGAGAAAAACCGCCTTGTCATGCCACCTGACTCGCTGAAAAATGGCACTACTGAGTTTCTCAATGGGCGTTGGAGAGTGACTGCGTCCAGTGATACGACAGAGACTGCGAATACAGCGTCTGCACGCTACCAATTCGCCCAAGGAAAGCCTGCGTTCGATTTACGTTATCAGTTTAATAAAGGGAAAGGTACGGTCAGAGTGGATCAAGGTGAAGGCGTCACTTGTCAGGCGAATGTCAGTGCTGCAGTGATGAAAACCGGTAATTTAATTATCAACTGTCGAACTAAAGCGCGTTGCAGCGATGGTTCGCGTTACACTTTACCGGAAATAACCTGTAAACAGTCTGCCAGTGGTCCCGCTGATTGCAGTGGTCAGTATGACTCTGATACCCCGTTAACCATGATCATGAAACGCGAGAGTAAAAAATGA
- the bdlA gene encoding Biofilm dispersion protein BdlA (ID:JIFNMEKO_01469;~source:Prodigal:2.6), producing MEATYFPVKDRRQRVVKVVKLASVVTARILDAQEKNGMTDAINRSMAVIAFNLNGEILRANDNFHTATGYQLDEIVGRHHRMFCTTDVSNSKEYKQFWDKLRHGDYVSGQFPRIDKQGHPLWLRATYNPVFDNDHRLYEILKFATNVTPQVLKIEQEKAAALHAYDAACATRKNTQFGVEVIEKSVTRVQEIADRLNQVSLDVTTLSDQSAQIGALVTTIRSISSQTNLLALNAAVEAARAGEHGRSFAVVAAEVRHLAANIDDASKKIAGVVEDNHHLTDSALKTITSNLQRANESVSLAQEAGKVIIDIQHHATQVVEAIDNVSLQLNRE from the coding sequence ATGGAAGCAACCTACTTCCCGGTGAAAGATCGCCGGCAACGCGTGGTTAAAGTGGTAAAACTCGCCTCGGTGGTCACTGCGCGAATTCTGGATGCTCAGGAGAAGAATGGAATGACAGATGCAATCAATCGTTCAATGGCGGTGATTGCATTTAACTTAAATGGCGAAATACTCAGGGCGAATGATAATTTTCATACAGCTACCGGATACCAGCTTGATGAAATAGTGGGCCGTCACCACCGTATGTTCTGTACCACCGATGTAAGTAATAGCAAAGAGTACAAACAGTTCTGGGATAAGTTACGTCATGGAGATTATGTCTCCGGTCAGTTTCCGCGCATTGACAAACAAGGTCATCCACTTTGGTTACGGGCAACGTACAATCCGGTGTTCGATAACGATCATCGTCTGTATGAGATATTAAAATTTGCCACCAATGTCACGCCTCAAGTGCTGAAAATTGAACAGGAAAAAGCGGCAGCATTACATGCCTACGATGCCGCCTGTGCGACACGCAAAAATACACAGTTTGGTGTTGAAGTGATTGAAAAAAGCGTCACCAGAGTGCAGGAGATTGCAGATCGCCTCAATCAGGTTTCACTTGATGTCACTACGCTTAGCGATCAGTCAGCCCAAATAGGTGCTCTGGTCACCACAATTCGTTCCATTTCCAGCCAGACAAATCTCCTGGCGCTCAACGCCGCTGTCGAAGCTGCACGGGCTGGCGAACATGGTCGTAGTTTCGCCGTGGTTGCAGCGGAAGTTCGTCATCTGGCCGCTAACATTGACGATGCCAGTAAGAAAATCGCCGGGGTAGTGGAAGACAATCACCATCTGACTGATTCTGCACTGAAAACTATCACGTCTAATCTTCAGCGGGCTAATGAAAGTGTCTCTCTGGCTCAGGAAGCAGGTAAGGTGATCATTGATATACAACATCATGCCACGCAAGTTGTGGAGGCCATTGATAATGTCAGCCTGCAACTTAACCGGGAGTGA
- the umuC gene encoding Protein UmuC (ID:JIFNMEKO_01470;~source:Prodigal:2.6), with amino-acid sequence MFALADVNSFYTSCEKLFRPDLRHRPVVVLSNNDGCVIARSVEAKALGIKMAEPWFKVQQRHLADKVVAFSSNYALYHSLSQRVMRSLEQMAPRCEQYSIDEMFLDLQGVATSTDLLTFGRAVRSNILRWTGLTLGVGMGPTKTLAKSAQWASKEWPQFNGVLLLSAENRTRTEKLLARQPVDEVWGVGRRLAKRLQTSGIHSALDLAKANPATLRRQFSVVLERTIRELNWESCLLLEEIPAQKQQIMVSRSFGQVITDYASMREAIVLYAQRAAEKLREDNQYCQQICTFIRTSPFTHAQNVYSNQATERRGIATDDTRDIIASAVKALDKIWRNGPRYIKAGIMLTELSSSHIAQLSLFDEASPRANSEALMSVLDKLNGQGDHLWFAGQGINQQWKMKRTLLSPAYTTQWLALPEARIG; translated from the coding sequence ATGTTTGCGCTTGCTGATGTCAACAGCTTCTATACCAGTTGTGAAAAGCTGTTTCGTCCTGACTTACGCCATCGTCCTGTGGTGGTATTGAGTAACAATGATGGTTGTGTCATCGCCCGCTCGGTTGAAGCCAAAGCGCTCGGTATTAAAATGGCTGAACCGTGGTTTAAGGTACAACAACGTCATCTGGCTGACAAAGTGGTGGCTTTTTCCAGTAATTACGCGTTGTATCATTCACTTTCTCAACGCGTGATGCGCTCTCTTGAGCAGATGGCTCCGCGTTGTGAACAATACAGTATTGATGAAATGTTTCTCGATCTTCAGGGGGTGGCTACCAGTACAGATTTGCTGACTTTTGGCAGAGCGGTGCGCAGTAACATTCTCCGCTGGACAGGGTTGACCCTGGGGGTCGGAATGGGGCCAACCAAAACACTGGCTAAATCGGCACAATGGGCTTCAAAAGAGTGGCCACAGTTTAATGGTGTGCTGCTACTGAGTGCTGAAAATCGTACCAGAACTGAAAAGTTACTGGCCCGGCAACCCGTAGATGAAGTCTGGGGAGTGGGACGTCGGCTGGCGAAAAGGTTGCAAACTTCCGGAATTCATAGCGCGCTGGATTTAGCTAAAGCTAATCCGGCTACATTACGACGCCAGTTCAGTGTTGTGCTGGAACGGACCATTCGTGAGTTAAATTGGGAAAGCTGTCTGCTGCTGGAAGAGATCCCGGCCCAAAAGCAGCAGATTATGGTATCGCGTTCTTTTGGTCAGGTGATCACTGATTATGCCAGCATGCGTGAGGCAATAGTGCTTTATGCGCAGCGGGCAGCTGAAAAATTGCGTGAAGATAACCAGTATTGCCAGCAAATTTGTACTTTTATCCGTACATCCCCTTTTACCCATGCACAAAATGTTTACAGCAATCAGGCAACAGAGAGACGAGGAATAGCAACTGATGATACCCGCGATATCATCGCCAGTGCGGTAAAGGCGTTAGATAAAATTTGGCGTAATGGACCGCGTTACATTAAGGCTGGCATCATGCTGACCGAACTCTCTTCGTCACACATTGCGCAGTTGAGCCTGTTTGACGAGGCATCGCCCAGAGCAAACAGTGAAGCCCTGATGAGTGTGCTGGATAAACTCAACGGCCAGGGGGACCATCTCTGGTTTGCCGGACAAGGCATCAATCAGCAATGGAAAATGAAACGCACGTTGTTGTCTCCTGCTTACACCACTCAGTGGCTTGCCCTGCCTGAAGCACGCATCGGGTAG